The following are encoded together in the Bacillus cereus group sp. RP43 genome:
- the gatB gene encoding Asp-tRNA(Asn)/Glu-tRNA(Gln) amidotransferase subunit GatB → MNLETIIGLEVHVELKTNSKIFSASPTEFGAEPNTQTSVIDLGYPGVLPTLNKEAVNFAMKAAMALNCEIATETKFDRKNYFYPDNPKAYQISQFDKPIGENGWIEIEVDGKKKRIGITRLHLEEDAGKSTHTAEGSLVDYNRQGMPLIEIVSEPDMRTPEEAYAYLEKLKSIIQYTGVSDCKMEEGSLRCDANISLRPVGQEKFGTKAELKNLNSFTYVQKGLEHEQVRQEKELLSGGIIQQETRRYDEATKKTILMRIKEGSDDYRYFPEPDLVELYIDDEWKEEIRASIPELPDARKARYVAEIGLPAYDAHVLTLTKEMSDFFEAAIEDGADAKLTSNWLMGEVLAYLNKQQKELKDVALTPAGLSKMVQLIEKGTISSKIAKKVFNELIEKGGDPEEIVKAKGLVQISDEGTLRKVVTEILDNNEQSIEDFKNGKDRAIGFLVGQIMKATKGQANPPLVNKILLEEINKR, encoded by the coding sequence ATGAATTTAGAAACAATTATTGGTTTAGAGGTTCACGTTGAGTTAAAAACAAATTCGAAAATTTTCTCTGCGAGTCCAACAGAATTCGGAGCGGAGCCAAATACACAAACAAGTGTAATTGACTTAGGATACCCAGGGGTACTTCCTACTTTAAATAAGGAAGCAGTTAACTTTGCAATGAAAGCTGCAATGGCATTAAACTGTGAAATCGCAACGGAAACGAAGTTCGACCGTAAAAACTATTTCTATCCAGATAATCCGAAAGCTTACCAAATCTCTCAATTTGATAAGCCAATTGGTGAAAATGGTTGGATTGAAATCGAAGTAGACGGTAAAAAGAAACGTATCGGTATTACACGTCTTCATTTAGAAGAAGATGCTGGTAAATCAACGCATACAGCTGAAGGTTCATTAGTAGACTACAACCGCCAAGGTATGCCTTTAATCGAGATCGTATCTGAGCCAGATATGCGTACTCCAGAAGAAGCATATGCATACTTAGAGAAGTTAAAATCAATCATTCAATATACAGGCGTATCTGATTGTAAGATGGAAGAAGGTTCTCTTCGTTGTGATGCGAATATTTCACTTCGTCCTGTTGGACAAGAGAAATTCGGTACAAAAGCAGAACTGAAAAACTTAAACTCATTCACTTACGTGCAAAAAGGTCTAGAGCATGAGCAAGTGCGCCAAGAAAAAGAACTATTATCTGGCGGTATCATCCAACAAGAAACACGTCGTTATGATGAAGCAACGAAGAAAACGATCTTAATGCGTATAAAAGAAGGATCTGACGATTACCGTTACTTCCCAGAGCCAGACTTAGTTGAACTTTACATCGATGATGAGTGGAAAGAAGAAATTCGTGCTTCGATTCCAGAACTTCCAGATGCACGTAAAGCTCGCTATGTTGCAGAAATTGGCTTGCCAGCTTATGATGCACACGTATTAACATTAACGAAAGAGATGTCTGATTTCTTTGAAGCAGCAATTGAAGATGGAGCAGATGCGAAATTAACATCAAACTGGTTAATGGGTGAAGTGCTTGCATACTTAAACAAACAGCAAAAAGAATTAAAAGACGTTGCATTAACGCCAGCTGGTTTATCTAAAATGGTTCAATTAATTGAAAAAGGTACAATTTCTTCTAAAATCGCGAAGAAAGTATTTAACGAATTAATTGAAAAAGGTGGAGACCCAGAAGAAATCGTTAAAGCGAAAGGTCTTGTTCAAATTTCTGACGAAGGTACACTTCGTAAGGTTGTAACAGAAATTCTTGATAATAATGAGCAATCTATCGAAGACTTTAAAAACGGTAAAGACCGTGCAATTGGCTTCTTAGTTGGTCAAATTATGAAAGCGACAAAAGGACAAGCTAACCCACCGCTTGTTAACAAAATCTTACTTGAAGAGATTAATAAGCGATAA
- the gatA gene encoding Asp-tRNA(Asn)/Glu-tRNA(Gln) amidotransferase subunit GatA, giving the protein MSLFDHSVSELHKKLNNKEISVTDLVEESYKRISDVEDNVKAFLTLDEENARAKAKELDAKIGAEDNGLLFGMPIGVKDNIVTNGLRTTCASKMLANFDPIYDATVVQKLKAADTVTIGKLNMDEFAMGSSNENSGFYATKNPWNLDYVPGGSSGGSAAAVAAGEVLFSLGSDTGGSIRQPAAYCGVVGLKPTYGRVSRYGLVAFASSLDQIGPITRTVEDNAYLLQAISGIDRMDATSANVEVGNYLAGLTGDVKGLRIAVPKEYLGEGVGEEARESVLAALKVLEGMGATWEEVSLPHSKYALATYYLLSSSEASANLSRFDGVRYGVRSDNVNNLLDLYKNTRSEGFGDEVKRRIMLGTFALSSGYYDAYYKKAQQVRTLIKNDFENVFANYDVIIGPTTPTPAFKVGEKVDDPMTMYANDILTIPVNLAGVPAISVPCGFGANNMPLGLQIIGKHFDETTIYRVAHAFEQATDYHTKKASL; this is encoded by the coding sequence ATGTCATTATTTGATCATTCGGTATCAGAGTTACATAAGAAATTAAACAACAAAGAAATTTCCGTTACGGATTTAGTAGAAGAATCTTACAAACGTATTTCGGATGTTGAAGATAACGTAAAAGCTTTTCTTACATTAGATGAAGAGAATGCCCGCGCGAAAGCGAAAGAATTAGATGCAAAGATTGGTGCTGAGGACAATGGTTTATTATTCGGTATGCCAATCGGTGTAAAAGATAACATTGTAACTAACGGTCTTCGTACAACTTGCGCGAGCAAAATGTTAGCAAACTTCGATCCAATTTACGATGCGACAGTTGTACAAAAGCTAAAAGCTGCTGACACAGTTACAATCGGTAAATTAAATATGGACGAGTTCGCAATGGGTTCTTCAAATGAAAACTCAGGCTTCTACGCTACGAAAAATCCATGGAACTTAGATTACGTTCCAGGCGGATCTAGTGGTGGTTCTGCAGCGGCAGTAGCAGCAGGAGAAGTATTATTCTCTCTAGGTTCTGATACGGGTGGTTCTATCCGTCAGCCAGCTGCATATTGCGGTGTTGTAGGTTTAAAACCAACTTACGGACGCGTATCTCGTTACGGATTAGTAGCATTCGCATCTTCACTTGACCAAATCGGACCGATTACACGTACAGTAGAAGACAATGCATACTTATTACAAGCTATTTCAGGTATTGACCGTATGGATGCAACTTCTGCAAACGTTGAAGTAGGAAACTACTTAGCTGGTTTAACAGGCGACGTTAAAGGTTTACGCATTGCGGTACCAAAAGAATACTTAGGCGAAGGTGTTGGCGAAGAAGCTCGTGAGTCAGTACTAGCTGCGTTAAAAGTATTAGAAGGTATGGGCGCAACTTGGGAAGAAGTATCTCTTCCGCACTCTAAATACGCTCTAGCAACGTATTACTTATTATCTTCTTCTGAAGCATCTGCTAACCTTTCACGCTTTGATGGCGTACGTTACGGTGTTCGTTCTGATAATGTAAATAACTTATTAGATCTTTACAAAAACACACGTAGCGAAGGTTTCGGAGATGAAGTAAAACGTCGTATTATGCTTGGTACATTTGCTCTTAGCTCTGGTTACTATGATGCATATTACAAAAAAGCACAACAAGTACGTACATTAATTAAAAACGACTTTGAAAATGTATTTGCTAACTATGATGTTATTATCGGACCAACAACGCCAACTCCGGCATTTAAAGTGGGCGAAAAAGTGGACGATCCAATGACAATGTATGCAAATGACATTTTAACAATCCCAGTAAACTTAGCAGGTGTTCCAGCGATTTCTGTCCCATGTGGATTCGGTGCTAACAACATGCCACTTGGTCTACAAATCATTGGTAAACACTTCGATGAAACGACAATTTACCGCGTTGCACATGCGTTTGAGCAAGCAACAGACTATCATACAAAAAAAGCAAGTCTGTAA
- the gatC gene encoding Asp-tRNA(Asn)/Glu-tRNA(Gln) amidotransferase subunit GatC, which translates to MSRISVENVKHVAHLARLAITDQEAEKFQKQLDAIVTFAEQLNELDTTDVKPTTHVLTMKNVMREDVPEKGLPVEEVLKNAPDHKDNQIRVPAVLE; encoded by the coding sequence GTGTCAAGAATTTCCGTTGAGAATGTAAAGCACGTAGCACATTTAGCACGTCTTGCAATTACTGATCAAGAAGCAGAAAAATTTCAAAAACAACTAGATGCAATTGTTACATTTGCAGAACAGTTAAATGAATTAGATACAACTGATGTAAAACCAACAACTCATGTATTAACTATGAAAAATGTTATGCGTGAAGATGTACCAGAAAAAGGTTTACCAGTAGAAGAAGTATTAAAAAATGCACCGGATCACAAAGATAATCAAATCCGTGTTCCAGCAGTATTAGAATAG
- a CDS encoding YiaA/YiaB family inner membrane protein → MRRRNTQAFTFLAWTSFVCALSGMLIGIYTLDETLSVKGYYLIGTLFLTMSCFVLQKTIRDNEEDNERFPKNKSLDKE, encoded by the coding sequence ATGAGAAGACGAAATACGCAAGCGTTCACGTTTTTAGCATGGACTTCATTTGTTTGCGCGCTTTCAGGTATGCTAATTGGGATTTATACGCTAGATGAAACGCTTAGTGTAAAAGGATACTATTTAATTGGAACATTATTTCTAACGATGTCTTGTTTTGTATTACAAAAAACAATTCGTGATAATGAAGAAGATAACGAGAGATTTCCGAAAAATAAATCGTTAGATAAAGAGTAA
- a CDS encoding MarR family transcriptional regulator — MLQYEHFLDLLLDNAKKLFYPEEWVSLDLTLSKTEVFCLLWMERNTDITMTKIADLLDIPMSTTTGVVNRLVKKGYIERYRDESDRRIVLIRLTENGAMLVQEVKQNAAHYFSLVTDALSEEEKAFLLQIFQKIMNHIATSQQKTEEKVSTPKMKNIPIE, encoded by the coding sequence TTGTTGCAATATGAACATTTTTTAGACTTACTGCTAGATAACGCCAAGAAACTTTTCTATCCTGAAGAATGGGTAAGCCTTGATTTAACACTTTCCAAGACAGAAGTATTTTGTTTACTTTGGATGGAGCGAAATACAGATATTACAATGACAAAAATTGCTGATCTTCTTGATATACCGATGAGTACAACGACAGGCGTTGTAAATCGCCTTGTAAAAAAGGGGTATATTGAACGATACCGTGATGAAAGCGATCGACGTATTGTATTAATTCGTTTAACAGAAAACGGCGCAATGCTCGTTCAAGAAGTAAAACAAAATGCGGCCCATTACTTTAGCCTAGTGACAGACGCACTATCAGAAGAAGAAAAAGCATTCTTACTACAAATCTTCCAAAAGATCATGAATCACATTGCTACGTCACAGCAAAAAACAGAAGAAAAGGTTTCTACACCTAAAATGAAAAACATTCCGATTGAATAA
- a CDS encoding ArsA family ATPase → MMRIILYTGKGGVGKTSISAATALQSAKQGLKTLVMSTDPAHSLGDSFGIKLSSEPLEIRENLWAQEINTIYEMEKGWGKLQKYITLLFTSKAADDITTEELTMFPGMEDLISLLRVLDYYKHSTYDVIIIDCAPTGETLAMLSFPDMLGWWMEKLFPIKRKVLKVVRPVAQPLLGVPLPTDDIMDELTNTLEQLGEMRDILSNREVTSIRVVVNPEKMVIKEAQRSFMYLNLYDYNVDAIMINRVIPNTVTDPYFQVWKDTQKKYKTLIQDSFQPLPIYEAPMFEQEVVGLPMLERVGNALFKTDPCPTEVKFNGRTQYVKKDGDEYIFVLSIPFSNKSELSLNQKGDELIIRAGSVKRNITLPKTLTHLSIQGAKFEEDVLNIRFGGVVHA, encoded by the coding sequence ATGATGAGAATTATTTTGTATACAGGTAAAGGCGGCGTAGGAAAAACTAGCATTTCAGCAGCAACAGCACTTCAAAGCGCAAAACAAGGATTAAAAACTTTAGTAATGAGCACAGATCCTGCTCATAGTTTAGGAGATTCATTTGGTATAAAGCTATCTTCTGAACCATTAGAAATTCGTGAAAATTTATGGGCACAAGAAATTAATACGATTTATGAAATGGAAAAAGGCTGGGGAAAATTACAGAAATATATTACCTTGCTATTCACTTCCAAAGCAGCTGATGATATTACAACAGAAGAATTAACAATGTTTCCTGGTATGGAAGATTTAATTAGCTTACTTCGAGTACTCGATTATTATAAACACAGCACTTACGACGTCATCATTATTGATTGCGCACCGACTGGAGAAACTTTAGCAATGCTCAGCTTTCCAGACATGCTCGGCTGGTGGATGGAAAAACTCTTTCCTATTAAAAGAAAAGTTTTAAAAGTCGTTCGTCCTGTAGCTCAACCACTTCTTGGTGTCCCCCTTCCAACCGATGATATTATGGACGAATTAACAAATACACTTGAACAGCTCGGAGAAATGAGAGATATTTTATCAAACCGAGAGGTAACAAGCATTCGCGTTGTTGTAAATCCCGAAAAAATGGTCATTAAAGAAGCTCAGCGCAGCTTTATGTATTTAAACTTATACGATTATAACGTAGATGCCATTATGATTAACCGCGTCATCCCTAACACTGTCACCGATCCTTATTTTCAGGTATGGAAAGATACACAAAAGAAATATAAAACATTAATTCAAGATAGTTTTCAGCCACTTCCCATTTACGAAGCTCCGATGTTTGAACAAGAAGTTGTTGGTTTGCCTATGTTAGAGCGTGTAGGAAATGCTTTATTTAAAACTGACCCTTGCCCTACTGAAGTGAAATTCAACGGCCGCACACAGTATGTAAAAAAAGATGGCGATGAATATATTTTCGTTCTTTCTATTCCCTTCTCAAACAAAAGTGAACTTTCATTAAATCAAAAAGGTGATGAGCTTATCATTCGGGCTGGTTCTGTTAAACGAAACATAACATTGCCAAAAACATTAACACACCTTTCTATTCAAGGGGCAAAGTTTGAAGAGGATGTACTAAACATTCGATTTGGGGGTGTAGTGCATGCATGA
- a CDS encoding DUF3926 domain-containing protein yields the protein MHDELLRRVIRTKIKVGMHILEELPNPIRQSAKQVLNILQEELATYPKEQEHQEGNLKSIIIE from the coding sequence ATGCATGATGAACTGCTACGCAGAGTAATTCGTACAAAAATAAAAGTCGGTATGCATATATTAGAAGAGCTGCCAAATCCAATCCGGCAATCAGCTAAGCAAGTACTAAATATTTTACAGGAGGAGCTAGCTACTTATCCGAAAGAACAAGAGCATCAAGAAGGTAATTTAAAAAGTATTATAATTGAATAA
- a CDS encoding HXXEE domain-containing protein, producing MKKHSTIMLWIIPLLFFIHNLEESLQMPQYLANQFSIHLITSQQFFIAISALTTFVLLIILLYQLNVLSSIHWITFIQGAIFFNSVQHIILFFIYRSYNPGVISAVFITLFSIFFFSSQKHLIHKKQFVITLVFSLFSYPIIIWITLLFASCFH from the coding sequence CTGAAAAAACATTCCACTATTATGCTTTGGATCATTCCTTTACTATTTTTCATTCATAACCTTGAAGAATCTTTACAGATGCCACAATATCTTGCTAATCAATTTTCCATTCATCTTATAACTAGCCAACAATTTTTCATTGCAATTTCCGCATTAACAACTTTTGTCTTACTTATCATCCTTCTATATCAACTAAACGTGTTATCTTCTATACACTGGATTACCTTTATACAAGGAGCTATCTTCTTCAACTCTGTTCAACATATTATTTTGTTTTTCATTTATCGCTCCTATAATCCCGGCGTAATATCAGCGGTTTTCATTACTCTCTTTTCTATTTTCTTTTTTTCATCACAAAAACACTTAATTCATAAAAAGCAATTCGTAATTACACTCGTTTTCAGCTTATTTTCTTACCCCATTATAATTTGGATTACCTTACTATTCGCTAGCTGCTTTCATTAA
- a CDS encoding MetQ/NlpA family ABC transporter substrate-binding protein, protein MKKILAFALSAIVGISALSGCSGGDTGAGAKEKVVRVGVTGTDGDAWEILKKKAEKEGIKIKLVEFSDYTTPNKALADGDIELNSFQHIAFLEQFKKEHKLDITAVGTTQIAPMGLYSEKYKKANDIPDGSEIAIPNDPTNQARALKLLDAAGLLKLKKDFGLFGDPSGIAENPKKLKITPVIAQQTPRVLKDVAASVINNGVAGQAGLDPAKDPIFLEDPNNENAKAYINIFAARTKDKNDPTLKKVIELYHSKEVTDAIKKETNDGSISVDLSLDELEKIVK, encoded by the coding sequence ATGAAGAAAATTTTAGCATTTGCATTATCAGCGATCGTAGGGATTTCAGCGTTAAGCGGCTGCTCAGGTGGAGACACAGGTGCAGGAGCGAAAGAGAAAGTAGTTCGCGTCGGTGTAACTGGAACAGATGGAGACGCTTGGGAAATTTTAAAGAAAAAAGCTGAAAAAGAAGGCATTAAGATTAAACTGGTTGAGTTCTCTGATTACACAACGCCCAACAAAGCGTTAGCTGATGGAGATATTGAACTAAACTCATTCCAGCACATTGCTTTCTTAGAGCAATTTAAAAAAGAGCATAAGTTAGATATTACAGCTGTTGGTACGACGCAAATTGCACCGATGGGCTTATACTCTGAAAAATATAAGAAAGCAAATGACATCCCAGATGGTTCAGAAATTGCTATTCCAAATGATCCAACGAACCAAGCCCGTGCATTAAAACTTCTTGATGCAGCTGGATTATTAAAGCTTAAGAAAGATTTCGGTTTATTTGGAGATCCAAGTGGCATTGCTGAAAATCCGAAGAAGTTAAAGATTACACCGGTTATCGCACAGCAAACACCTCGTGTATTAAAAGATGTAGCAGCTTCAGTTATTAATAACGGTGTTGCTGGTCAAGCTGGATTAGATCCAGCGAAGGATCCAATTTTCTTAGAAGATCCAAATAATGAAAATGCAAAGGCCTATATTAATATTTTCGCAGCTCGTACGAAAGATAAAAATGATCCAACACTGAAAAAAGTAATTGAGTTATACCATTCAAAAGAAGTAACAGATGCAATTAAGAAAGAAACAAATGATGGTTCAATTTCAGTAGATCTTTCACTTGATGAGCTTGAAAAAATCGTAAAATAA
- a CDS encoding methionine ABC transporter permease gives MRVDWSVFWPRILDATGDTLLMVIVTLIFATILGIPLGLLLYVTRKGNFLENKWVFSILNIVINTIRPVPFIIFLVALSPITRSVIGTTIGTAAAIFPMTLVASIGIARMVETNLVSVPKGVIEAAQAMGASPLRIVFEILVPEALAPLILGVTFMTVGLIEFSAVAGLVGGGGLGDLAMTYGYQRFDTSVMFVTVVLLIILVQIAQNLGNYFAKVFLRRS, from the coding sequence ATGCGAGTTGATTGGAGTGTTTTTTGGCCTCGCATATTAGATGCGACAGGGGATACCCTCTTAATGGTAATTGTAACCCTTATATTTGCCACAATACTAGGTATACCTCTAGGTTTACTTTTATATGTAACGCGCAAAGGGAACTTTTTAGAAAATAAATGGGTCTTTTCTATTCTTAATATCGTGATTAATACAATTCGTCCGGTTCCATTCATTATCTTTTTAGTAGCTTTAAGCCCGATAACAAGAAGTGTTATTGGAACGACGATTGGAACAGCAGCAGCAATCTTCCCAATGACGTTAGTTGCTTCAATTGGTATTGCGAGAATGGTTGAAACAAATCTTGTTTCTGTTCCGAAAGGAGTAATTGAAGCAGCACAAGCAATGGGGGCTTCACCGCTTAGAATTGTTTTTGAAATCCTCGTGCCAGAAGCGTTGGCTCCATTAATCTTAGGTGTAACGTTTATGACAGTTGGTTTAATTGAATTTTCAGCAGTTGCTGGGCTTGTCGGTGGTGGCGGTCTTGGTGACTTAGCAATGACATATGGTTATCAACGTTTTGATACATCAGTGATGTTCGTAACGGTTGTTTTACTTATCATTCTCGTACAGATAGCTCAAAATTTAGGAAACTACTTTGCGAAAGTCTTTTTACGCAGATCATAA
- a CDS encoding methionine ABC transporter ATP-binding protein — MISFNNVSKVYESGGQSVHAVEDVTLSVEKGEIFGIIGFSGAGKSTLLRLVNMLERPTAGTISIDDKDITALSTKELRKLRQRIGMIFQSFNLFNSRTVFGNIAYPLRLAKLPKNEIKERVNELLKFVGLEDKANYYPEQLSGGQKQRVGIARALATSPDILICDEATSALDPETTTEILNLLKKVNREYNLTILLITHEMHVVKEICHRVAVMEKGKVIEEGKLFDVFTQPKTKTTQNFVRSVINDHLPESVLAKIQNGGQIYRLTFTGEETGQPVLSYIAKNYNVDVNVLYGNIIELQNVLFGNLLVELQGEQKEIQKALQHLRLQVQLKEVEAHAS; from the coding sequence ATGATTTCTTTTAACAATGTAAGTAAAGTATATGAATCAGGTGGGCAATCTGTTCATGCGGTGGAGGATGTAACATTATCAGTTGAAAAGGGCGAAATTTTTGGCATTATCGGATTTAGTGGTGCTGGAAAGAGTACGTTATTACGTTTAGTAAATATGTTAGAACGACCAACTGCAGGAACAATTTCAATAGACGATAAAGATATTACAGCATTATCGACGAAGGAGTTACGGAAACTAAGACAAAGAATTGGGATGATTTTTCAAAGCTTTAATCTATTTAATTCAAGAACAGTGTTTGGGAACATTGCTTATCCATTAAGGTTAGCGAAATTGCCGAAGAATGAGATAAAAGAAAGAGTGAATGAACTACTAAAATTTGTTGGTTTGGAAGATAAAGCGAACTATTATCCAGAACAGTTATCAGGTGGGCAAAAGCAGCGTGTTGGGATTGCAAGAGCACTTGCGACATCACCGGATATTCTCATATGTGATGAGGCAACATCAGCTTTAGATCCGGAAACAACAACAGAAATCTTAAATTTATTAAAGAAAGTAAATAGAGAGTACAATTTAACGATTCTACTTATTACACATGAAATGCACGTTGTGAAAGAAATTTGTCATCGTGTAGCTGTTATGGAAAAAGGAAAAGTTATTGAAGAAGGAAAACTGTTTGACGTTTTTACACAGCCAAAAACAAAAACAACTCAAAATTTTGTACGCTCTGTTATTAATGATCATTTACCAGAAAGTGTTCTAGCAAAAATTCAAAACGGGGGCCAGATTTACCGCCTGACTTTTACTGGTGAAGAGACAGGGCAGCCTGTACTATCGTATATTGCGAAAAATTATAACGTTGATGTAAATGTTCTTTACGGAAATATTATTGAACTCCAAAATGTTTTATTTGGAAATCTTCTTGTAGAACTACAAGGTGAACAGAAAGAAATTCAAAAAGCATTACAACATCTAAGACTGCAAGTGCAGCTGAAGGAGGTAGAAGCTCATGCGAGTTGA
- a CDS encoding cysteine hydrolase family protein: protein MKTALLLVDIQNDYFPNGKMELRNPVEASEYTSQLLQHFRIRNEPIFHIQHVAIKDSATFFLPNTEGVHIHENVRPLREETVILKHYPNSFRETDLLEQLQRSGIEHVVICGMMTHMCIDATVRAAFDFGLHCTVIHDACATKDLSFKNATIPAVYIHNTILASLNGVYANVMSTEEFLAT from the coding sequence ATGAAAACAGCCCTTTTGCTCGTCGATATTCAAAATGATTATTTTCCAAATGGAAAGATGGAATTACGTAATCCAGTAGAAGCAAGTGAATATACTAGTCAGCTACTACAACATTTTAGAATACGAAACGAACCTATTTTTCATATCCAGCATGTAGCTATAAAAGATAGCGCTACTTTTTTCCTACCCAATACAGAAGGTGTCCATATTCACGAAAATGTCCGTCCACTTAGAGAGGAAACCGTTATCCTTAAACATTATCCAAATAGCTTCCGAGAAACTGATCTTCTAGAACAATTACAACGTTCAGGAATTGAGCACGTCGTAATATGCGGGATGATGACCCATATGTGTATTGATGCTACAGTAAGAGCTGCTTTTGATTTTGGCCTTCACTGTACCGTAATACACGATGCTTGTGCTACAAAAGATCTTTCATTTAAGAATGCTACTATACCAGCTGTTTATATTCATAATACAATTTTGGCAAGTTTAAATGGAGTATACGCCAATGTAATGAGTACAGAAGAGTTTTTAGCGACCTAA
- the pruA gene encoding L-glutamate gamma-semialdehyde dehydrogenase, with the protein MVVAYKHEPFTDFSVEANKLAFEEGLKKVESYLGQDYPLIIGGEKITTEDKIVSVNPANKEELVGRVSKASRELAEKAMQVADATFQTWRKSKPEMRADILFRAAAIVRRRKHEFSAILVKEAGKPWNEADADTAEAIDFMEYYARQMLKLKDGIPVESRPIEYNRFSYIPLGVGVIISPWNFPFAIMAGMTTAALVSGNTVLLKPASTTPVVAAKFMEVLEEAGLPAGVVNFVPGNGSEVGDYLVDHPRTRFVSFTGSRDVGIRIYERAAKVNPGQIWLKRVIAEMGGKDTIVVDKEADLELAAKSIVASAFGFSGQKCSACSRAVIHEDVYDYVLNRAVELTKELTVGNPDAKDINMGPVNDQAAFDKVMSYVAIGKEEGKIVSGGEGDDSKGWFIQPTIVADVAEDARLMKEEIFGPVVAFCKAKDFDHALAIANNTEYGLTGAVVTNNRDHIEKAREDFHVGNLYFNRGCTGAIVGYQPFGGFNMSGTDSKAGGPDYLALHMQAKTTSETL; encoded by the coding sequence ATGGTAGTAGCATACAAACATGAGCCATTTACAGATTTTTCAGTAGAGGCTAACAAATTAGCGTTTGAAGAGGGTTTAAAGAAAGTAGAATCTTATCTTGGACAAGACTATCCATTAATTATCGGGGGAGAAAAAATCACTACAGAAGATAAAATTGTTTCTGTAAACCCTGCAAATAAAGAGGAACTTGTTGGTCGCGTTTCAAAAGCAAGCCGTGAATTAGCTGAAAAAGCAATGCAAGTAGCGGATGCAACATTCCAAACTTGGAGAAAGTCAAAACCAGAAATGCGTGCAGACATTTTATTCCGTGCTGCAGCAATCGTTCGTCGTAGAAAACATGAGTTCTCTGCTATTCTTGTAAAAGAAGCAGGTAAACCATGGAATGAGGCAGATGCTGATACAGCAGAAGCAATCGATTTTATGGAATATTATGCTCGTCAAATGTTGAAATTAAAAGACGGTATTCCAGTAGAAAGCCGTCCAATTGAATATAATCGTTTCTCTTACATTCCATTAGGAGTAGGTGTTATCATTTCTCCTTGGAATTTCCCATTCGCAATTATGGCAGGTATGACAACAGCTGCTTTAGTTTCTGGTAACACAGTATTACTAAAACCAGCTAGTACAACTCCTGTAGTAGCAGCGAAATTTATGGAAGTATTAGAAGAAGCTGGTTTACCAGCTGGCGTAGTAAACTTCGTTCCAGGTAATGGTTCTGAAGTTGGTGACTACTTAGTAGATCACCCTCGTACACGTTTCGTTAGCTTCACTGGATCTCGTGATGTAGGTATTCGTATTTATGAGCGTGCAGCGAAAGTAAACCCAGGCCAAATTTGGTTGAAACGTGTTATCGCTGAAATGGGCGGTAAAGATACAATCGTTGTTGACAAAGAAGCAGATCTTGAATTAGCAGCTAAATCTATCGTTGCATCAGCATTCGGATTCTCAGGACAAAAATGTTCTGCATGTTCTCGTGCAGTAATCCACGAAGATGTATACGATTACGTATTAAATCGTGCTGTTGAATTAACAAAAGAATTAACAGTAGGTAACCCAGATGCAAAAGATATCAACATGGGACCTGTTAATGACCAAGCTGCATTCGATAAAGTAATGAGCTATGTTGCAATTGGTAAAGAAGAAGGTAAAATCGTATCAGGTGGCGAAGGGGACGATTCTAAAGGCTGGTTCATCCAACCAACAATCGTTGCTGACGTTGCAGAAGATGCTCGTTTAATGAAAGAAGAAATCTTCGGACCAGTAGTAGCATTCTGTAAAGCAAAAGATTTTGATCATGCACTTGCAATTGCAAACAATACAGAATACGGTTTAACAGGAGCAGTTGTTACTAACAACCGTGACCATATTGAAAAAGCACGTGAAGACTTCCACGTTGGTAACTTATACTTCAACCGTGGATGTACTGGTGCAATCGTAGGTTACCAACCATTCGGTGGCTTTAACATGTCTGGTACAGACTCTAAAGCTGGTGGCCCTGACTACTTAGCACTTCACATGCAAGCAAAAACTACTTCTGAAACTTTATAA